A stretch of DNA from Gemmatimonadota bacterium:
CGGCCAAAAACTTTCAAGCCTGTGGCTACGAAGTCTATGCCAGTGACCCGGTCGCATCGCGGCGACAAATTGCCTCAGAAACGGGGATCCACAATGTGCTGGATGCCGTGCCATCGGACAATCCCGACCTCTCGGGCCAATTCCACCTCGCCATTGAATGCTCAGGGCACGAACAGGCCCTGCTCGACGCGGCAGGCGCCGTGAGAAAACGCGCCGAAGTCGTCTGCATTGCCTCCCCCTGGCGCCGATACACGGACCTGCTCATACACGACCTGCATCGCCTCATCTTCTTTAATTACGTCACCATTCGCAGCGGCTGGGAATGGGAACTGCCGCGCCAGCCGGAAGACTTTCGCACCAACAGCGTTTTTGAAAACTTTGCCGGTGCCCTCAAATGGTTGTCCGAGGGCCGCGTCAATGTCGATAACATCTACACAAAGTACGATCCCGAAAGGTGCCAGCAGGCATATCGTGACCTTTTGCACAAAAAAACCGAACGTCTCGCGGTCGTCTTTGACTGGACGACTTGAGATCAGTGGTTAGTGATTAGTGGCCCACCCCATCAGTCCCCAGCCCCATCTTTGTCTTTCTTTGTGTCTCTGTAGTCTTTGTGTGAGTTATATCAGATATGCATACGCAACATGGGACGGCCGAATGAAACGGGCATGTACTCCCCGGTATTCTGGCGTTTTGTGCCGGGGATCATAAAGTGAATGGCAAAGGCCCGACGCTGGCGATCTGTGTGATTGGGCGGTGTGTAGTGCAGGGTTTGGCAATGGTGAAACATAACACCACCGGCGGGCAACTCGACAATTTCGGCTCTGGATATCTCCACCTGATCTTCGATATCAAACAGCGCATCGGTTTGAGATGAACGCTCGTGAGTAAATGGCCGCAGATGAGAGCCGGGGATAACGTGCATAGCCCCATTTGTCGCATCGGCATCGTCCAGGGTAAGCCAGCATGAGACGA
This window harbors:
- a CDS encoding zinc-binding alcohol dehydrogenase codes for the protein MNEYAVTFTERETAKLLPVEIDTDAIGADEVVGHTLATLISAGTELNSGYLGNNFPRQSGYAAAFKVEKVGKNVSGISPGDLAFCPGNHASYQRKPASQVIRLPDNLTPETAVFARMMGVSMTTLTTTSARPPAKILITGLGLVGHLAAKNFQACGYEVYASDPVASRRQIASETGIHNVLDAVPSDNPDLSGQFHLAIECSGHEQALLDAAGAVRKRAEVVCIASPWRRYTDLLIHDLHRLIFFNYVTIRSGWEWELPRQPEDFRTNSVFENFAGALKWLSEGRVNVDNIYTKYDPERCQQAYRDLLHKKTERLAVVFDWTT